From the Euphorbia lathyris chromosome 6, ddEupLath1.1, whole genome shotgun sequence genome, one window contains:
- the LOC136233446 gene encoding cytochrome b561 domain-containing protein At4g18260-like: MQKLQLLVAHLSVTFLPLVSCLLSHEDVSAHKLSGKKKADVAVHGILLWVSMGFLAPLGILIIRMSHKQEGPRRKLLFYLHFIFQVLSVVIATVAAIMSIISFENSFDNNHQRIGLVLYAAIWLQSILGFFRPLRGSKRRSSWYFVHWILGTATCVVGIINIYTGLEAYHKKISAGKTRIWGILFTAQISFMAFFYLFQEKWEYLQKQGLILPDDSDQTAINNTPMIIQTTPSDHHHQKIMVPQQCSKHNALKNLFD; the protein is encoded by the exons ATGCAAAAGTTGCAGTTATTGGTAGCACATTTGTCTGTTACTTTTTTACCATTAGTTTCATGTTTATTATCCCATGAAGATGTCAGTGCTCACAAG TTAAGTGGTAAGAAGAAAGCTGATGTTGCTGTTCATGGGATTCTTTTATGGGTTTCAATGGGATTCTTAGCACCTCTTGGTATTCTTATTATCAGAATGTCTCATAAACAAGAAGGTCCAAGAAGAAAACTTCTCTTCTACCTTCACTTCATTTTCCAG GTACTATCAGTAGTTATTGCTACAGTTGCAGCTATCATGTCCATAATATCCTTTGAGAATTCATTTGATAACAACCATCAGAGGATTGGTTTGGTACTCTATGCTGCCATTTGGCTGCAATCTATTCTTGGATTTTTCCGCCCTCTTAG AGGGAGTAAAAGGAGGAGTTCATGGTACTTTGTGCACTGGATACTTGGAACAGCAACATGTGTAGTTGGAATAATAAACATCTACACAGGATTAGAAGCATATCACAAAAAGATATCTGCTGGAAAAACTAGAATATGGGGAATACTTTTCACTGCCCAGATCTCCTTCATGGCTTTCTTTTATCTCTTTCAAGAGAAATGGGAATATTTACAAAAGCAAGGGCTCATATTACCTGATGATTCTGATCAGACGGCCATTAATAATACACCCATGATTATCCAAACTACACCATctgatcatcatcatcagaagatAATGGTGCCTCAACAATGCAGCAAACACAATGCACTCAAGAATTTATTTGACTGA
- the LOC136234213 gene encoding urease accessory protein G produces MASSGHQNLEHHHHHDHDHGEEHHHHDHTHEKTTSSVGKDGRIYHSHDGLAPHSHEPICSPGYFTRRAPPILSRDFNERAFTVGIGGPVGTGKTALMLAICKVLRDKYSLAAVTNDIFTKEDGEFLIKNGALPEERIRAVETGGCPHAAIREDISINLGPLEELSKLFKTDILLCESGGDNLAANFSRELADYIIYIIDVSGGDKIPRKGGPGITQADLLVINKTDLASAVGADLGVMERDALRMRDGGPFVFAQVKHGVGVDEIVNHILQSWEATTGKKQH; encoded by the exons ATGGCTTCTTCCGGTCATCAAAACCTAGAACATCATCACCATCACGATCATGATCATGGAGAAGAGCATCATCACCATGACCATACCCATGA GAAAACAACTTCATCGGTAGGGAAAGATGGAAGGATATACCATAGCCATGATGGACTAGCACCTCACTCTCATGAACCAATTTGTTCCCCTGGCTACTTCACCAGAAGAGCTCCCCCAATCCTCTCTAGGGATTTCAATGAAAGAGCCTTCACTGTTGGTATCGGCGGCCCTGTTGGTACTGG AAAAACAGCTTTGATGTTGGCTATATGTAAAGTCTTGCGAGACAAATATAGCCTTGCAGCA GTGACAAATGATATATTCACAAAAGAGGATGGTGAATTCTTGATTAAGAATGGAGCACTTCCTGAAGAAAGGATACGTGCTGTGGAAACTGGAGGCTGCCCACATGCTGCAATTCGTGAAGATATCAGTATTAACCTTGGCCCTCTTGAGGAACTCTCTAAGTTATTCAAAACAGACATACTACTTTGTGAATCGGGTGGAG ATAATTTAGCAGCAAACTTCAGCAGAGAACTGGCGGACTACatcatatatataatagatGTTTCTGGGGGTGATAAAATTCCCCGCAAAGGTGGCCCTGGCATCACCCAAGCTGATCTACTT GTTATAAACAAGACAGATCTTGCTTCAGCTGTTGGAGCTGACTTGGGAGTCATGGAGCGTGATGCACTTAGAATGAGAGACGGCGGGCCATTTGTATTTGCTCAG GTTAAGCACGGTGTTGGTGTTGATGAGATTGTGAATCATATTTTACAATCCTGGGAAGCAACAACTGGCAAGAAGCAGCATTGA
- the LOC136233057 gene encoding uncharacterized protein At4g18257-like, whose translation MGEEEGKKRRVVESLGWLTESSILPKKHRAIEGVGASSILELKAQLYKSQEEAKQSSASSDVNYHRAKKKITPYNPLTAKNSGVESRDLKDKLELKAIKDGSNSYAALEKKAELYDKLVRGELSDEEDKEKYCVDFFRKGIEVEESQQPQSHDNCASVASEEAGENNDSELFNTKLVGPGRTAGTMDKNEHKHFVREVHEEANEAREKVSELKVRRQEQAAANREKLRQAYLRKKLEKLKAEHT comes from the exons ATGGGAGAAGAAGAGGGGAAGAAGAGGAGAGTGGTGGAATCGTTAGGATGGTTGACGGAGTCATCAATTTTGCCAAAGAAGCACCGAGCGATTGAGGGAGTTGGTGCTTCTTCCATACTCGAACTCAAGGCTCAGCTCTACAAATCCCAGGAGGAAGCCAAGCAATCTTCCGCATCTTCCGATGTCAATTATCACCGCGCCAAGAAGAAAATCACTCCTTACAACCCCTTGACGGCCAAGAATTCCGGGGTTGAATCCCGCGATCTAAA GGATAAACTCGAGCTCAAAGCAATTAAAGATGGATCAAACAGCTATGCAGCACTGGAGAAGAAGGCAGAGCTATATGATAAGCTGGTAAGGGGAGAGCTATCTGATGAGGAAGACAAAGAGAAGTATTGTGTTGATTTTTTCCGCAAGGGCATTGAGGTAGAGGAATCACAGCAGCCACAAAGTCATGATAATTGTGCCTCTGTAGCTTCAGAAGAAGCTGGTGAGAATAATGATTCTGAGTTATTTAACACAAAATTAGTAGGTCCTGGACGAACTGCAGGTACGATGGACAAAAATGAACACAAGCATTTTGTGAG GGAAGTTCATGAAGAGGCTAATGAAGCAAGAGAAAAGGTATCTGAGCTGAAGGTGCGTAGACAGGAGCAGGCAGCAGCTAATCGGGAGAAGCTAAGACAGGCATATCTTcgtaaaaaattagaaaaattgaaagcaGAACATACATGA
- the LOC136233058 gene encoding heparanase-like protein 1, protein MPGHLIFLCALLDLSVSLNALYGRHQIRKGFCAGAWDSSDAHAFMNYTIKRDTKLDLWKFGNELSGSGVGASVSAELYRRGRVSEHY, encoded by the exons ATGCCAGGCCACTTGATTTTCCTCTGTGCGTTGCTAGATCTCTCAGTCAG cttGAATGCTCTTTATGGAAGGCACCAGATCAGGAAGGGTTTTTGTGCAGGAGCATGGGATTCTAGTGATGCCCATGCTTTTATGAACTACACCATAAAAAGGGACACAAAGTTAGATTTATGGAAATTTG GTAACGAGTTAAGTGGAAGTGGAGTTGGTGCAAGCGTTAGTGCTGAACTCTACCGGAGAG GCAGGGTATCAGAACACTATTGA